In Curtobacterium sp. MCPF17_002, one genomic interval encodes:
- a CDS encoding Rossmann-like and DUF2520 domain-containing protein: protein MRAGRLGVGVVGAGRVGPVLGAALANAEHAVVGVTAVSAEGRDRAEAMLPGAPVLATPDLVERSELVLLAVPDDQLAGLVQGLADAGIWQPGQLVVHTSPDHGVGILAPAMAAGAIPLAIHPAMAFTGTSVDLSRLREAYCAVTAPSPVLPIAQALVVEMGAEPFVVSEQDRPAYADAVRAAVSFSTAIVDQSAGTLEGIGVEHPGRVLGALVRSAVENALAAVDGQATL, encoded by the coding sequence ATGAGGGCGGGACGGCTGGGCGTCGGCGTGGTCGGCGCCGGACGCGTCGGACCCGTGCTCGGGGCCGCACTGGCGAACGCCGAGCACGCCGTCGTCGGGGTGACCGCCGTGTCCGCCGAGGGGCGCGACCGCGCCGAGGCCATGCTGCCGGGCGCCCCCGTCCTCGCGACGCCGGACCTCGTCGAGCGGAGCGAGCTCGTGCTCCTCGCCGTGCCGGACGACCAGCTCGCCGGACTCGTGCAGGGCCTCGCCGACGCGGGGATCTGGCAGCCCGGCCAGCTCGTCGTGCACACCAGCCCGGACCACGGCGTCGGGATCCTCGCACCGGCGATGGCTGCCGGCGCCATCCCGCTCGCGATCCACCCGGCGATGGCGTTCACCGGGACGAGCGTCGACCTGAGCCGCCTCCGAGAGGCGTACTGCGCGGTCACCGCTCCGTCGCCGGTGCTCCCGATCGCACAGGCGCTCGTGGTGGAGATGGGTGCGGAGCCGTTCGTCGTCAGCGAGCAGGACCGCCCCGCGTACGCCGATGCCGTGCGTGCCGCGGTGAGCTTCTCGACGGCGATCGTCGACCAGTCCGCGGGCACGCTCGAGGGCATCGGGGTGGAGCACCCCGGGCGGGTCCTCGGGGCGCTCGTGCGGTCGGCCGTCGAGAACGCACTGGCCGCGGTGGACGGGCAGGCGACGCTGTAG
- the lysS gene encoding lysine--tRNA ligase yields MSEETAADVLSAEETSEQRQVRLDKRAKLLESGIEPYPAELPITTTIPAVRAQYAHLETGEETQDVVGVAGRIVFSRNTGKLCFATLQSGDGSRVQAMVSLAEVGDESLARWKEFVDLGDHVFVHGRVISSRRGELSIMVDEWAIAAKAILPLPNLHNELNEETRVRQRYLDLIVREEARATVRARAAVMASLRQTFAGHEYLEVETPMLQTQHGGASARPFVTHSNAFDTELYLRIAPELFLKRAVVGGIDRVFEVNRNFRNEGADSTHSPEFAMLEAYQAYGNYEQMADLTQELVQNAARAVTGGPLLVTLTDGSEYDLGGEWPRIDMYGSLSEAAGREITPSTPLAELQELAAAEGVEVAHATHGKYVEELWEHFVIDSLDRPTFVMNFPVDTSPLTREHRTRPGIVEKWDLYVRGFELATAYSELVDPVVQRERFVDQARLAAGGDPEAMRVDEEFLRALEHAMPPSGGMGMGIDRLLMAITGLGIRETILFPLVK; encoded by the coding sequence ATGAGCGAAGAGACCGCCGCAGACGTCCTGTCAGCCGAGGAGACCAGCGAGCAGCGCCAGGTCCGGCTCGACAAGCGGGCGAAGCTCCTCGAGTCCGGCATCGAGCCCTACCCGGCCGAGCTCCCGATCACCACGACGATCCCCGCCGTGCGGGCGCAGTACGCGCACCTCGAGACCGGCGAGGAGACCCAGGACGTCGTGGGCGTCGCCGGCCGCATCGTGTTCTCGCGCAACACCGGCAAGCTCTGCTTCGCGACCCTGCAGTCCGGCGACGGATCGCGCGTCCAGGCGATGGTGTCCCTCGCCGAGGTGGGCGACGAGTCCCTCGCGCGCTGGAAGGAGTTCGTCGACCTCGGCGACCACGTGTTCGTGCACGGCCGGGTGATCTCCTCGCGTCGCGGCGAACTGTCGATCATGGTCGACGAGTGGGCCATCGCGGCGAAGGCGATCCTGCCGCTGCCGAACCTCCACAACGAACTCAACGAGGAGACGCGGGTCCGCCAGCGCTACCTCGACCTCATCGTGCGCGAGGAAGCGCGCGCCACGGTCCGCGCCCGTGCCGCCGTGATGGCGTCGCTCCGCCAGACGTTCGCCGGCCACGAGTACCTCGAGGTCGAGACCCCGATGCTGCAGACCCAGCACGGTGGGGCCTCGGCGCGTCCGTTCGTCACCCACTCGAACGCGTTCGACACCGAGTTGTACCTGCGCATCGCGCCCGAGCTCTTCCTCAAGCGTGCCGTCGTCGGCGGCATCGACCGGGTGTTCGAGGTGAACCGGAACTTCCGCAACGAGGGCGCCGACTCGACGCACTCGCCCGAGTTCGCGATGCTCGAGGCCTACCAGGCGTACGGCAACTACGAGCAGATGGCCGACCTCACGCAGGAGCTCGTGCAGAACGCCGCCCGCGCGGTGACCGGCGGTCCCCTGCTCGTGACGCTGACGGACGGCTCCGAGTACGACCTCGGTGGCGAGTGGCCGCGCATCGACATGTACGGCTCGCTGTCCGAGGCGGCCGGCCGTGAGATCACGCCGTCGACCCCGCTCGCGGAACTGCAGGAGCTGGCCGCGGCCGAGGGGGTCGAGGTCGCACACGCCACGCACGGCAAGTACGTCGAGGAGCTCTGGGAGCACTTCGTCATCGACTCGCTCGACCGTCCGACGTTCGTGATGAACTTCCCGGTCGACACCTCGCCGCTCACCCGCGAGCACCGGACCCGTCCGGGCATCGTCGAGAAGTGGGACCTCTACGTCCGCGGCTTCGAACTCGCGACCGCGTACTCGGAGCTCGTCGACCCCGTCGTGCAGCGCGAACGCTTCGTCGACCAGGCGCGGCTCGCGGCCGGGGGCGATCCGGAGGCGATGCGCGTCGACGAGGAGTTCCTGCGGGCACTCGAGCACGCGATGCCGCCGTCGGGTGGCATGGGCATGGGCATCGACCGCCTGCTCATGGCGATCACCGGGCTCGGCATCCGCGAGACGATCCTCTTCCCGCTGGTCAAGTAG
- a CDS encoding sigma-70 family RNA polymerase sigma factor yields the protein MTIATAAPKTTTTGTTARRTTKKTAAAKTSVATNETTTLDTDVEADEQLAGVRGASVDQVGDYLRHIGRLALLTAEEEAQIARRIEVGLFAEEKLNTEKDLPKTLQRELRWLVRDGERAKERMITSNLRLVVSIAKRYSQRGLPFMDVIQEGNLGLVRAVEKFDFTQGYKFSTYATWWIRQAISRGLADKARTIRIPVHTVELINKISRTERDLTVDLGRAPMPDEVAAELSMSVEELVDLKGRSHEPVSIHTVVGDSDDSELGDFIEDEDAASPNELTETTLLHRDIRSIVAELPSDEANVIRMRYGLDDDKPMTLDEISKIVHTTRQAVSRVESRAKLRLFAKAVSQDMQLYLTD from the coding sequence ATGACGATCGCGACAGCAGCACCGAAGACGACGACCACTGGCACCACCGCGCGCCGCACCACGAAGAAGACGGCCGCAGCGAAGACCTCCGTCGCCACGAACGAGACCACCACGCTCGACACCGACGTCGAGGCCGACGAGCAGCTCGCCGGTGTCCGCGGCGCCTCGGTCGACCAGGTCGGCGACTACCTCCGTCACATCGGCCGCCTCGCCCTCCTCACCGCCGAGGAAGAAGCGCAGATCGCCCGCCGCATCGAGGTCGGCCTCTTCGCCGAGGAGAAGCTCAACACCGAGAAGGACCTCCCCAAGACCCTGCAGCGTGAACTCCGCTGGCTCGTCCGCGACGGTGAGCGCGCCAAGGAGCGGATGATCACCTCGAACCTCCGCCTCGTCGTGAGCATCGCGAAGCGGTACTCGCAGCGCGGGCTGCCGTTCATGGACGTCATCCAGGAGGGCAACCTCGGCCTGGTCCGTGCCGTCGAGAAGTTCGACTTCACGCAGGGCTACAAGTTCTCGACCTACGCCACCTGGTGGATCCGCCAGGCGATCTCGCGTGGTCTCGCCGACAAGGCCCGCACGATCCGCATCCCGGTCCACACCGTCGAGCTGATCAACAAGATCTCGCGCACCGAGCGTGACCTGACGGTGGACCTCGGCCGCGCGCCGATGCCCGACGAGGTCGCTGCCGAGCTGAGCATGAGCGTCGAGGAACTCGTCGACCTCAAGGGCCGTTCGCACGAGCCGGTGTCGATCCACACCGTGGTCGGCGACTCGGACGACAGCGAGCTGGGCGACTTCATCGAGGACGAGGACGCCGCGAGCCCGAACGAGCTCACCGAGACGACGCTCCTGCACCGCGACATCCGCTCCATCGTCGCCGAGCTCCCGAGCGACGAGGCGAACGTGATCCGCATGCGCTACGGCCTCGACGACGACAAGCCGATGACGCTCGACGAGATCTCGAAGATCGTCCACACGACCCGCCAGGCGGTCAGCCGTGTGGAGTCCCGTGCGAAGCTCCGCCTGTTCGCCAAGGCGGTCTCGCAGGACATGCAGCTGTACCTGACCGACTGA